A part of Paenibacillus donghaensis genomic DNA contains:
- the rpsA gene encoding 30S ribosomal protein S1 — protein MSEETRNQEAADNVENNETVEATETVEATVPAAEEAVAGNEEEVTNQADLEIMTLKKGDTVKGTIVKIEDNQAYVSIGYKYDGVIPIRELSSVQLDNAASAVEVGQEVECKVVSINDNKESLVLSKRAVDSEKSWEDLEKYFASQEAFEVTVADVVKGGLVADVGARGFIPASMVERHFVEDFSDYKGRTLRVKVKELDRENSKVILSAKEVLEEEFEANKLKIMAELSEGQIIEGTVQRLTQFGAFVDVGGVDGLVHVSEIAWNHVEKPSDVVSEGDKVRVKVLKVDPEKGKISLSIKAAAPGPWDSASGKINIGDVVTGEVKRLVNFGAFVELLPGVEGLVHISQISHKHIATPHEVLKEGQEVQVKVLDFNPSEKRVSLSIKETEEAPAPSARPERSSNNRDRAPKEVLNNPNVSLSNEGLSFTLAERFGDKLDKFKGNN, from the coding sequence ATGTCTGAGGAAACTAGAAATCAGGAAGCTGCGGATAACGTTGAGAATAACGAAACCGTAGAAGCAACGGAAACTGTGGAAGCCACTGTGCCAGCTGCAGAAGAAGCCGTTGCCGGTAACGAAGAAGAAGTGACGAACCAGGCTGATCTGGAAATCATGACTTTGAAAAAAGGCGATACCGTGAAAGGAACAATCGTCAAAATTGAAGATAACCAGGCTTATGTAAGCATTGGATATAAATACGACGGTGTGATTCCGATCCGCGAGCTGTCCTCCGTACAACTGGACAACGCGGCTTCCGCGGTGGAAGTAGGACAAGAAGTGGAATGCAAAGTGGTTAGCATCAACGACAACAAGGAAAGCCTGGTTCTTTCCAAACGTGCCGTTGACAGCGAGAAATCATGGGAAGATCTGGAGAAGTATTTTGCTTCCCAGGAAGCTTTCGAAGTTACCGTTGCCGATGTAGTCAAAGGCGGTCTGGTAGCTGATGTTGGCGCGCGCGGATTTATCCCTGCGTCCATGGTTGAGCGTCATTTCGTAGAAGACTTCAGTGATTACAAAGGCCGTACCCTGCGTGTTAAGGTGAAAGAACTTGACCGTGAGAACAGCAAAGTAATCCTGTCCGCTAAAGAAGTGCTCGAAGAAGAATTCGAAGCTAACAAGCTGAAGATTATGGCCGAGCTCTCCGAAGGACAGATTATCGAAGGTACTGTGCAACGTCTGACTCAATTCGGCGCATTCGTTGATGTTGGCGGAGTGGACGGATTGGTGCATGTCTCCGAAATCGCTTGGAACCATGTGGAGAAACCATCCGATGTGGTCTCCGAAGGTGACAAGGTTCGTGTTAAAGTATTGAAGGTTGACCCTGAGAAGGGCAAAATCAGCCTCAGCATCAAAGCGGCTGCTCCAGGTCCTTGGGATTCCGCTTCCGGCAAGATCAACATTGGCGATGTAGTAACAGGCGAAGTTAAACGTCTGGTCAACTTCGGCGCATTCGTTGAACTGCTTCCTGGTGTAGAAGGCCTCGTGCACATCTCCCAGATCTCCCACAAGCACATCGCAACTCCTCATGAAGTGCTTAAAGAAGGTCAAGAAGTGCAGGTTAAAGTCTTGGACTTCAACCCGTCCGAGAAACGTGTCAGCCTGAGCATCAAGGAAACTGAAGAAGCTCCGGCTCCTTCGGCCAGACCTGAAAGAAGCAGCAACAACAGAGACAGAGCACCTAAAGAAGTGCTGAACAACCCTAACGTATCGCTTAGCAACGAAGGCCTCAGCTTCACGCTGGCTGAACGTTTCGGCGACAAGTTGGATAAGTTCAAGGGAAACAACTAA
- the der gene encoding ribosome biogenesis GTPase Der, giving the protein MARPVVAIVGRPNVGKSTIFNRLIGDRLAIVEDKPGITRDRIYGISDWNGKSFSVIDTGGIEIDGEDAILKSIRIQAELAIEEADVIIFMCDAKSGLTNSDEEVAQLLFRSGKPIVLAINKVDNMRRSDDIYEFYSLGFGEPFGISGSHGTGLGDMLDAVVERLPEKTDDEYDEDVIRVALIGRPNVGKSSLVNAILGEERVIVSEVAGTTRDAIDTPFERDGQRYVLIDTAGMRKRGKVYENIEKYSVMRAMRAIERADVVLVVINGEEGIIDQDKHIAGYAHEAGKASIFVVNKWDAVEKDDKTMQNFETKVRDHFLFMSYAPVVFLSALTKQRLQKLLPVVQHVSQQHALRITTHLVNDVVSDAIAINPPPTDKGRRLRINYVTQVAVKPPTIVVFVNDPSLMHFSYERYLENKIRAAFNFEGTPIRLFTRRKSENES; this is encoded by the coding sequence ATGGCAAGACCCGTTGTGGCAATTGTCGGCAGGCCTAACGTCGGGAAATCGACGATCTTTAATCGGCTGATTGGCGACAGATTGGCCATTGTTGAGGATAAGCCGGGAATTACACGTGACCGGATTTACGGAATTTCGGACTGGAACGGTAAGTCCTTTAGTGTAATTGATACCGGAGGTATTGAGATTGACGGTGAGGATGCAATTCTGAAATCAATCCGTATTCAGGCGGAGCTGGCGATTGAAGAAGCGGATGTCATCATCTTTATGTGTGACGCGAAGAGCGGACTGACGAACTCGGACGAAGAAGTCGCACAACTGCTGTTCCGTTCAGGTAAGCCTATTGTACTAGCCATCAATAAGGTGGACAACATGAGACGTTCGGATGACATTTATGAATTCTACAGTCTAGGCTTCGGTGAACCGTTCGGAATTTCGGGAAGCCATGGCACAGGGCTTGGCGATATGCTTGATGCGGTCGTTGAGCGTCTGCCCGAGAAGACGGATGATGAATATGATGAAGATGTGATTCGTGTGGCTCTGATCGGCCGTCCGAATGTAGGTAAATCGTCGCTGGTAAACGCGATTCTGGGCGAAGAACGCGTAATTGTCAGCGAAGTCGCCGGAACTACGCGGGACGCGATAGATACTCCTTTTGAACGGGATGGCCAGCGGTATGTACTGATTGATACTGCAGGTATGCGCAAACGCGGCAAGGTGTACGAGAACATCGAGAAATACAGCGTCATGCGGGCCATGCGGGCAATCGAACGTGCCGATGTGGTGCTGGTTGTGATCAACGGTGAGGAAGGCATTATCGATCAGGATAAGCATATCGCCGGTTACGCCCATGAAGCGGGCAAAGCATCTATCTTTGTGGTGAACAAATGGGATGCCGTCGAGAAGGATGACAAGACGATGCAGAATTTTGAGACTAAGGTACGGGATCATTTCCTCTTTATGAGCTATGCTCCGGTGGTCTTCCTCTCGGCATTGACCAAACAGCGTCTGCAGAAGTTGCTGCCGGTTGTTCAGCATGTCTCACAGCAGCATGCGCTGCGGATTACAACCCATCTGGTCAACGATGTGGTGTCCGATGCGATTGCAATCAATCCTCCGCCGACGGATAAAGGCCGCCGTCTGCGTATTAACTACGTAACCCAGGTTGCGGTTAAACCGCCGACCATTGTCGTTTTTGTCAATGACCCGTCTCTGATGCATTTCTCCTATGAACGTTATCTGGAGAACAAGATCCGTGCGGCGTTTAATTTCGAAGGAACACCTATCCGCCTCTTTACACGGCGTAAATCCGAAAACGAAAGTTAG
- a CDS encoding stage VI sporulation protein F: protein MSRDFSKDALNAINKKTGKNISEGAIKKLAGTVKPGTTQNEAQLRQLIKQVSSMAKVPVSEATVQEIVNAVKKGGAGAGTIESLMKMMLKK, encoded by the coding sequence ATGAGCAGAGATTTTTCCAAGGACGCACTGAATGCAATCAACAAAAAAACAGGGAAGAACATTTCCGAAGGCGCCATCAAAAAGCTGGCCGGAACGGTCAAGCCGGGAACCACACAGAACGAGGCCCAGCTCCGCCAGTTGATTAAACAGGTGTCATCAATGGCTAAAGTACCGGTCAGCGAAGCTACCGTGCAGGAGATCGTCAATGCCGTCAAAAAAGGCGGCGCAGGCGCAGGCACGATAGAGTCATTAATGAAAATGATGCTGAAAAAATAG
- a CDS encoding lysophospholipid acyltransferase family protein: MIYVICRGLLRLIYAIVYPLNIVGKENVPKEGGVLLCANHLSLLDPMTIGIKLDRQVKYMAKAELFKVPVLGWLIKKVGAFPVKRGGVSKESIKTALNTLRGGNVMGIFPEGTRNSDAGVAKKGAASFALRSGAAVIPAAIIGQYKPFRRMTVVYGAPVDLSAFEGAGSDSLEAVTDVIMGRIREMIATGKPSAS; the protein is encoded by the coding sequence ATGATTTATGTAATTTGCCGGGGTTTGCTTCGCTTGATTTATGCCATTGTTTACCCGCTGAATATCGTGGGCAAAGAGAATGTGCCGAAGGAGGGCGGGGTGCTGCTGTGCGCCAACCATTTAAGTCTGCTGGATCCCATGACCATTGGGATTAAGCTGGACCGCCAGGTAAAGTACATGGCCAAGGCGGAGCTGTTCAAGGTTCCTGTTCTGGGCTGGCTCATCAAGAAAGTGGGCGCTTTTCCTGTGAAGCGTGGAGGCGTAAGCAAAGAATCCATTAAGACGGCTCTTAATACGCTCCGCGGCGGCAATGTCATGGGTATTTTCCCGGAAGGCACCAGGAATTCTGATGCCGGCGTTGCCAAGAAGGGTGCAGCGAGCTTCGCATTGCGCAGCGGCGCTGCCGTTATACCGGCTGCTATTATCGGTCAGTACAAGCCCTTCCGCCGAATGACTGTTGTTTACGGCGCTCCCGTCGATCTCAGCGCGTTCGAAGGCGCAGGCAGTGACTCTTTGGAGGCCGTCACCGATGTTATCATGGGACGCATCCGCGAGATGATCGCTACCGGCAAGCCAAGTGCGAGCTAG
- a CDS encoding flagellar brake protein, translating into MYPKINEYLYIQVASSDDAEAEVEYKSRIAENEDEAFWIEVPIQESNGRLKKLFIGDELSVYFITEGGIKNYFNTHVLGFKEDVIRMVRVNKPAAESIFKIQRRSFFRVNAELELAVRDKLGNRFLVRTDDIGGGGTSFLTDGKVKLEVGCKLFCWVLLPYRNGSTEHVNFEGEIVRIKTLENGRNLVMLKFAAISDSERQKIIRFCFERQFDFRNR; encoded by the coding sequence TTGTATCCCAAAATCAATGAGTATCTATACATACAGGTTGCGTCTAGCGACGACGCTGAGGCAGAAGTGGAATATAAATCAAGAATTGCGGAGAACGAGGACGAAGCTTTTTGGATTGAAGTTCCAATACAAGAGAGCAATGGTCGACTCAAAAAGCTGTTCATAGGGGATGAGCTTTCTGTATATTTCATTACGGAAGGTGGGATCAAGAATTATTTCAACACGCATGTGCTGGGGTTCAAGGAAGATGTAATTCGCATGGTGCGTGTCAACAAGCCTGCTGCCGAATCGATCTTCAAGATCCAGAGACGAAGCTTCTTCCGTGTGAATGCTGAACTGGAGCTGGCGGTCAGAGACAAGCTAGGAAACCGTTTCCTGGTTCGTACCGACGACATCGGCGGCGGCGGAACCTCGTTTCTGACAGATGGCAAAGTAAAGCTTGAAGTTGGCTGTAAGCTGTTCTGCTGGGTGCTGCTGCCCTATCGCAACGGGAGCACGGAGCATGTCAATTTCGAAGGTGAAATCGTCCGCATCAAGACACTGGAGAACGGGCGCAATCTGGTGATGCTGAAATTTGCCGCTATTTCCGATTCGGAGCGCCAGAAAATTATCCGCTTCTGCTTCGAGCGCCAGTTTGATTTCCGCAACCGCTGA
- the mtrB gene encoding trp RNA-binding attenuation protein MtrB, with protein sequence MTENNNGGNPLPTGSDYIVVKAKENGVQVIGLTRGLDTRFHHTEKLDKGEVLIAQFTDHTSAMKIRGKAEIWSKHGQLESES encoded by the coding sequence ATGACGGAGAACAATAACGGCGGCAACCCATTGCCTACAGGCAGTGATTATATTGTAGTTAAGGCCAAGGAGAACGGCGTGCAGGTTATTGGCCTGACCAGAGGCCTGGATACACGGTTTCATCATACCGAGAAGCTGGATAAGGGCGAGGTGCTGATTGCCCAGTTTACCGATCATACCTCAGCCATGAAAATCCGCGGCAAGGCCGAAATATGGAGCAAGCACGGACAACTGGAAAGTGAAAGCTGA
- a CDS encoding NAD(P)H-dependent glycerol-3-phosphate dehydrogenase, whose amino-acid sequence MSDKVTVLVAGSWGTALASVLAANHAEVQLWTRNSEQAAEINALHTNEHYLPGIKLPANLFATTDMETAVDGSKAVVIVAPSSAMRQVARSLKPFWKDDMLCIHATKGFETETMKRMSTVISEELGCREGQVVVLSGPSHAEEVVRLCPTTVVVASPEDKLAAAAQELFINNDFRVYTNRDQVGVELAGALKNIIALGAGLSDGLGFGDNAKAALLTRGLAEISRVGVELGANPLTFAGLAGIGDLVVTATSQHSRNWRAGSLLGQGKPLPEVLESMGMVVEGIRTTEAAYAISLKLGVQMPITDQIYHVLFKGRTPRSAVEALMGRDRKTEMENISQETWEQWHS is encoded by the coding sequence TTGTCTGATAAGGTCACTGTACTTGTCGCAGGCAGCTGGGGAACCGCATTGGCCAGTGTGCTCGCGGCTAACCATGCAGAAGTGCAGCTATGGACGCGCAACTCTGAGCAGGCGGCTGAAATCAATGCTTTACATACCAATGAACATTATTTGCCGGGTATTAAGCTGCCTGCCAATCTATTCGCTACTACTGACATGGAAACGGCTGTAGACGGCTCCAAAGCCGTTGTAATTGTGGCCCCTTCTTCTGCCATGCGGCAGGTGGCCCGCAGCCTGAAGCCCTTCTGGAAGGATGATATGCTCTGTATTCATGCCACCAAGGGTTTCGAAACCGAAACGATGAAGCGCATGTCCACCGTGATTTCCGAGGAGCTGGGCTGTCGTGAAGGGCAGGTTGTCGTGCTCTCCGGTCCCAGCCATGCGGAGGAGGTTGTACGCCTGTGTCCAACAACCGTAGTAGTGGCTTCGCCGGAGGATAAGCTGGCGGCTGCAGCTCAGGAGCTATTTATCAACAATGATTTCCGTGTCTACACGAACCGGGATCAGGTAGGGGTGGAACTGGCCGGCGCGCTGAAGAATATTATTGCCCTTGGTGCAGGACTCTCCGATGGCCTTGGCTTCGGAGACAATGCCAAGGCGGCGCTGCTTACCCGTGGGCTGGCTGAAATCTCCAGGGTTGGCGTGGAGCTTGGCGCCAATCCTTTAACCTTCGCCGGACTGGCCGGAATCGGCGACCTTGTCGTAACCGCAACCAGCCAGCACAGCCGCAACTGGCGCGCAGGCTCCCTGCTGGGACAAGGCAAACCGCTGCCGGAGGTGCTGGAGTCGATGGGCATGGTAGTAGAGGGTATCCGCACGACGGAAGCGGCATATGCCATCTCGCTGAAGCTTGGTGTGCAGATGCCAATAACCGACCAGATCTACCATGTGCTCTTCAAGGGCCGAACCCCGCGCAGCGCGGTGGAAGCCTTGATGGGCCGGGACCGCAAGACGGAGATGGAGAATATCTCTCAGGAAACCTGGGAGCAGTGGCATTCCTGA
- a CDS encoding 2Fe-2S iron-sulfur cluster-binding protein, protein MKPHKGCTVIFQPSGRQATVSRGVSVLEAARKAGVNIATRCGGKAGCLMCKVTVEAGEASAVQPPGDVERRKLGSTLNTGIRLACQAAVWSDVTVQVPEDPLKAAVRRKLEAARRGEEDELW, encoded by the coding sequence ATGAAACCGCATAAAGGATGTACTGTAATCTTCCAGCCCTCCGGCCGTCAGGCAACGGTGTCCCGGGGCGTATCCGTACTGGAGGCTGCGCGCAAGGCCGGAGTGAATATAGCGACCCGCTGCGGCGGCAAAGCCGGCTGCCTGATGTGCAAGGTAACGGTTGAAGCCGGCGAGGCTTCTGCCGTACAGCCTCCAGGCGATGTGGAGCGCCGCAAGCTGGGAAGCACACTGAACACAGGCATTCGCCTAGCCTGCCAGGCTGCCGTCTGGAGCGATGTGACTGTCCAGGTTCCCGAAGACCCTTTGAAGGCGGCTGTGCGCCGTAAGCTGGAAGCAGCACGCCGTGGAGAAGAAGATGAGCTGTGGTAA
- the cmk gene encoding (d)CMP kinase, translating into MDRQGTHTYERFNVAIDGPAGAGKSTVARLVARKLSYIYVDTGAMYRAITWYMIRKGISYLDEEQVDQVVRDLMIELIPEQDVQKVLINGEDITPHIRSLQVSGQVSQYSKLKGVRTRLSDLQREMALRKGVVMDGRDIGTTVLPDAEVKIFMTASVEERALRRYNELRDAEQVTLQQLEHDIAERDRLDEGREISPLRRAEDAILLDTTFMDINQVVEAIVSHCRTHVDEERNHL; encoded by the coding sequence TTGGATAGGCAGGGTACACATACTTACGAGAGATTTAACGTCGCCATCGACGGACCTGCCGGGGCAGGTAAGAGCACAGTAGCCCGCTTGGTCGCCCGGAAGCTGTCTTACATCTATGTCGATACCGGAGCCATGTACCGGGCCATAACCTGGTATATGATTCGGAAAGGAATTTCCTATCTGGATGAGGAGCAAGTGGACCAGGTTGTCCGCGACCTCATGATTGAGCTTATTCCTGAACAGGATGTGCAGAAGGTGCTGATCAATGGGGAAGATATTACTCCGCATATCCGCAGTCTACAGGTCAGCGGCCAGGTGTCGCAGTATTCGAAACTGAAGGGTGTCAGAACCAGACTGAGCGATCTGCAGCGCGAAATGGCGCTCCGCAAAGGCGTGGTGATGGATGGCCGCGATATCGGTACGACCGTGCTGCCGGATGCCGAAGTGAAGATTTTCATGACGGCAAGTGTTGAGGAACGGGCTCTCCGCCGTTACAATGAGCTGAGAGATGCGGAACAGGTTACGCTTCAGCAGCTTGAACATGATATCGCAGAGCGGGACCGTCTGGATGAAGGGCGGGAGATTTCTCCGCTGCGCCGTGCCGAAGATGCCATTCTTCTGGATACGACGTTTATGGATATCAATCAGGTTGTGGAGGCCATTGTGTCCCATTGCAGAACTCATGTGGACGAGGAGAGAAATCATTTATGA
- the spoIVA gene encoding stage IV sporulation protein A, translating to MEKVDIFKDIAERTGGDIYLGVVGAVRTGKSTFIKRFMETIVLPNITNESDRVRAVDELPQSAAGKTIMTTEPKFVPNNAVQIKVAEGLEVNVRLVDCVGYAVEGAKGYEDENGPRMISTPWFEDPIPFQEAAEIGTRKVIQEHSTLGVVVTTDGTIAEIPRSSYVDSEERVIAELKEVGKPFVLVINSTRPRGEEAQQLRGELALKYDIPVMTLSAANMTEEDVTGVLREVLYEFPVHEVNVNLPSWVMVLGENHWLRSSYENSVRDTVKDIRRLRDVDRLVAQFTEYDFIDRAGLSGMNMGQGVAEIDLYAPEELYDQVLMEVVGVEIRGKDHLLQLMQEFSHAKREYDRFSEALEMVKTTGYGIAAPSLAEMALDEPELIRQGSRFGVRLKATAPSIHMIRVDVESEFSPIIGTEKQSEELMRYLMQDFEKDPIKIWESDIFGRSLHSIVREGIQGKVAMMPDNARYKLQETLGRIINEGSGGLIAIIL from the coding sequence TTGGAAAAAGTGGATATTTTCAAGGACATTGCCGAGCGTACCGGCGGAGACATTTATCTTGGCGTCGTCGGCGCGGTTCGCACGGGAAAATCGACATTTATCAAACGCTTCATGGAAACAATTGTGCTGCCGAACATCACGAATGAGTCAGACCGTGTAAGGGCAGTGGATGAGCTTCCGCAAAGTGCCGCAGGCAAGACGATTATGACAACCGAACCGAAATTTGTGCCCAACAATGCGGTTCAGATCAAGGTGGCTGAAGGGCTGGAGGTCAACGTAAGACTGGTGGATTGTGTCGGTTATGCCGTTGAAGGCGCCAAGGGCTATGAGGATGAGAATGGTCCGCGCATGATTTCCACGCCATGGTTCGAAGACCCGATCCCGTTCCAGGAAGCGGCCGAGATCGGCACGCGCAAGGTTATTCAGGAGCATTCCACGCTGGGCGTGGTTGTCACTACAGACGGGACGATTGCGGAGATTCCGCGCAGCTCCTATGTAGATTCCGAAGAACGGGTTATTGCCGAGCTGAAGGAGGTTGGCAAGCCGTTTGTGCTGGTCATCAATTCCACACGGCCGCGCGGCGAAGAAGCCCAGCAACTGCGGGGCGAGCTTGCGCTCAAATACGATATTCCGGTAATGACACTAAGCGCAGCCAACATGACAGAGGAAGATGTGACGGGCGTCCTGCGCGAAGTGTTATATGAATTCCCGGTACACGAAGTAAATGTCAATCTGCCCAGCTGGGTCATGGTGCTTGGAGAGAACCACTGGCTGCGCAGCAGCTACGAGAACTCGGTGCGCGACACGGTTAAGGATATCCGTCGTCTGCGGGATGTCGACCGTCTGGTGGCCCAGTTCACGGAATATGACTTCATCGACAGAGCCGGTCTCAGCGGTATGAACATGGGGCAAGGCGTCGCCGAGATTGACCTGTATGCCCCTGAAGAGCTGTACGATCAGGTGCTGATGGAAGTGGTAGGTGTTGAAATTCGCGGCAAGGACCATCTGCTGCAGCTGATGCAGGAGTTCTCCCATGCCAAACGGGAATATGACCGCTTCTCGGAAGCGCTTGAAATGGTCAAAACCACAGGGTATGGCATCGCGGCGCCTTCGCTGGCCGAAATGGCGCTGGATGAGCCGGAGCTGATCCGCCAGGGCTCCCGTTTCGGGGTCCGCCTCAAAGCCACCGCGCCTTCGATCCATATGATCCGCGTAGATGTGGAGTCCGAATTCTCGCCGATTATCGGCACGGAGAAGCAGAGCGAAGAACTGATGCGCTACCTGATGCAGGACTTCGAGAAGGACCCGATCAAGATCTGGGAGTCGGATATCTTCGGACGTTCCCTGCACTCCATAGTGAGAGAGGGTATCCAGGGTAAAGTTGCCATGATGCCTGACAATGCCCGCTACAAACTTCAGGAAACACTGGGGCGGATCATCAATGAAGGGTCCGGCGGACTGATTGCGATTATTCTCTAA
- a CDS encoding HU family DNA-binding protein, translating into MNKSDLINVVTEATELPKKDATKAVDAVFEAIAEALQGGDKVQLVGFGNFEVRERSARKGRNPQTGEEIEIPSSKVPAFKPGKALKDGIK; encoded by the coding sequence ATGAATAAATCAGATTTGATCAACGTAGTTACAGAGGCTACTGAACTTCCCAAGAAAGATGCAACTAAAGCTGTAGATGCAGTTTTTGAAGCGATCGCAGAAGCTCTGCAAGGCGGAGACAAGGTTCAGCTGGTTGGATTCGGAAACTTTGAAGTGCGCGAACGTTCCGCACGCAAAGGCCGCAACCCGCAGACTGGTGAAGAAATCGAAATTCCTTCGAGCAAGGTACCGGCATTCAAACCCGGCAAAGCGCTTAAAGACGGAATCAAATAA
- a CDS encoding DUF3939 domain-containing protein encodes MKTPVSLRTFPGSRVLLVLFLAAMLSGCMYPGPESRKTPGKAYRESINRVQAAVEAYQEEEGVLPILNASQDTPRYEKFLVDVVKLQQQGYLESIPAVAFEQGGSAYFLLLDEETSPVVKLMDLVTVQTVNDVQRQVDRYTNAHGGTPPTAEPLYPGLFSIDTAKLSGGSVKLISVYSGEPLELMMDSEGKVFADYAPDLMQLLEQQEPAASADQDLRPLLEQASYFVPVKSLPYLWMDGQPVPQP; translated from the coding sequence ATGAAGACACCCGTGAGTCTACGCACGTTTCCCGGCAGTAGAGTGCTGCTGGTGTTGTTTCTGGCCGCTATGCTTTCCGGTTGCATGTATCCAGGACCGGAGAGCCGGAAGACACCGGGAAAGGCTTACCGAGAGAGCATAAACCGTGTACAGGCCGCAGTGGAGGCCTATCAGGAGGAGGAGGGCGTGCTGCCGATTCTTAATGCCAGCCAGGATACGCCTAGATACGAGAAGTTCCTTGTTGATGTAGTGAAGCTTCAGCAGCAGGGTTATCTGGAGAGCATTCCGGCAGTGGCCTTTGAGCAGGGAGGCAGTGCCTATTTTCTGTTGCTCGATGAAGAAACCTCGCCTGTGGTGAAGCTTATGGATCTGGTCACCGTGCAGACCGTCAATGATGTCCAGCGGCAGGTCGACCGGTACACGAATGCCCATGGAGGAACGCCTCCAACTGCAGAACCGCTGTATCCCGGGCTGTTCAGCATTGACACAGCCAAGCTATCCGGCGGCAGTGTGAAGCTCATCAGCGTATACTCCGGCGAGCCCTTGGAGCTGATGATGGACAGCGAGGGCAAGGTGTTCGCCGACTACGCGCCGGACCTTATGCAACTGCTCGAACAGCAGGAGCCTGCTGCTTCTGCAGACCAGGACCTGCGGCCCCTGCTGGAGCAGGCCTCTTATTTCGTGCCTGTCAAATCACTGCCGTATCTCTGGATGGATGGTCAGCCGGTTCCCCAGCCCTGA
- a CDS encoding DUF2768 family protein: MDPMAKMWLSLIAILVMGLSVFLITFARSRTKGLLRGVLSVVAFIIMLIGLLGGAASIM, from the coding sequence ATGGATCCGATGGCTAAGATGTGGCTGTCCCTGATTGCAATTCTTGTGATGGGGTTGTCGGTGTTCCTGATTACCTTTGCCCGCAGCAGAACGAAGGGTCTGCTCAGAGGGGTGCTGTCTGTCGTAGCTTTTATTATCATGCTGATCGGTTTGCTGGGCGGGGCGGCCTCTATTATGTAA
- the plsY gene encoding glycerol-3-phosphate 1-O-acyltransferase PlsY, protein MALEVLVIVVSYLLGSVSFSMLFARLFKGIDIRQYGSGNAGATNTLRVLGKGPAVLVLVLDVLKGVAAVWLGTLVGGWDSWPAALCGIAAIIGHNWPLYFHFRGGKGIATTIGVMATLCLWPALLAGVIAILSIVFTRYVSLGSLIFVALTPVALLLTGFAAPVLWASLIIAVFAFWRHRSNIVKIVEGRENKLGSKAKGGERVV, encoded by the coding sequence GTGGCGCTTGAAGTTCTGGTTATAGTTGTAAGCTATTTGCTGGGCTCGGTCAGCTTCAGTATGCTGTTTGCCAGGCTGTTTAAGGGAATTGATATCCGCCAATATGGAAGCGGCAATGCAGGCGCTACCAATACACTGCGCGTTCTGGGCAAGGGGCCAGCTGTACTGGTCCTTGTCCTGGATGTCCTGAAGGGGGTCGCGGCCGTCTGGCTGGGCACCTTGGTGGGCGGCTGGGACAGCTGGCCTGCGGCGCTCTGCGGAATTGCCGCCATTATCGGGCATAATTGGCCGCTTTATTTTCATTTCCGCGGCGGGAAGGGCATTGCCACAACCATCGGAGTGATGGCTACTCTCTGCTTATGGCCTGCACTGCTTGCTGGTGTCATCGCCATCCTGTCTATCGTATTCACCCGTTATGTGTCGCTCGGTTCCTTAATTTTTGTGGCGCTGACTCCGGTAGCACTGCTGCTTACAGGCTTTGCGGCGCCGGTGCTCTGGGCCAGCCTTATTATTGCGGTATTCGCCTTCTGGCGGCACCGCAGCAATATTGTGAAGATTGTGGAAGGCCGGGAGAACAAGCTCGGCTCCAAAGCCAAAGGGGGAGAACGTGTTGTCTGA